The sequence TCAGGACGAGTACTGAGCAGTTGCCCAAATTTAACGTAAACCGGTCCTAAATCGACTAAGATATTCCGCAGCACCGTTGGTGTCGGCAGTTCAGGGGCTTCAGCTTTCCCAACTGTGAGGAGGCGACGCATATAGTCCCAACCATTGCGGAAAACGACTTCTAAAATTTCTCGTTGACGACTGGTGTTTTGGGTAAGGAAGACCACAGGTTATCTCTCGTGCGATATTCAACAATGTTACTCCCCCACTTATAACAGTTTGTCAAAGCGATTGTCCGCTTGTAGCTGTTGGAGGAGTTAGTGGGCTGCAATTGGCATTTTCCGCCTGCAAGTAATTAGCAAGTTTAATATCCTGAAGAAATTGCCAATAATTTTCCATTAGTCACTTTTTAAATAATGAACTTGTGTAGGATAAGCGATTTCAATACCTTGAGCTTCAAAACATTCTTTGATGGCAAAATTAATTTTTTGCTGCGCATCCATATAAGCAGTGTAATCTGGGGTTTCCATATAATACACCGTTTCAAAATTCAGACTAAAATCTCCATAAGAGCTAAAATGGCACCGATCAAAGCGCGTGTTTTCTATATTATTAATCATCTCGTGAATCAATTCAGGAATGATTTGTAATTGTTCTAATCCAGTTTCATAAGTGACGCCGAGGGTAAAAACAATGCGACGCTCTTCCATTCGCTTATAATTGTGAATCCGAGAACTAGTTAAGTCACTATTGGATAAAATTAACTCTTCGCCGCTCAGACTGCGAAGGCGAGTCGTTTTAATCCCAATGTGTTCTACTGTACCAATTAGATCGCCAACGATAATAAAATCGCCAATTTTAACTGGGCGATCGAGCAAGATGGAAAAATAACTAAAGAGTTCTTGGAAAACCCCTTGCGCTGCTAAAGCAATGGCAATACCGCCGATACCTAAGCTAGCGATTAATGCAGAAATATTAAAGCCAAGATTGCCTAATAAGAAAATGATGCCGATTGTCCAAGTAACAATTCTCAGTGCTGGCGAAAGAATGGCAATACTTTGTTCACGGGCTTCATCGTCTTCTCCTTTTAACCAGTAGGTCGCTAAGAAATACTCAATAACATTGCCAATAAAACGAATGCCAATAAAAGTAGCAAGAATTAAACCAATGACATCAATCGATTGATTTAGAATTGGATGTAATTCTAAATTACGAATACTAATATAAAGTACCCCCAGATAGAGTAAAGGGGTAAGAGAATTCTGAAATATTTTGAGTAAACGGCTATTTAAACCAATATGAGAATGATTGATCCATTTTCTGAGTCGCTTCAGAATAAATCCTTTCAAAATAAAATTAATAATCAGAATACCAATCAGAAACATGAATAAAGCCAAGAGGTATTCCGAAACAAAGTTATTTAAAATTTCGTAGCCTAAAAATCTTTGTATTGTTTGTTGTACTTGTCGATTCATAAAAAGCACTCCATGTACCACTAATTAACTCTCAGCCGTGTGGTAGCTAACTAAGATAACAGCGATCTCACTTAATATTCCCTTCAGCAGTTTATCAATTTTGTCCGTCATTTGCATAACCTGATAGCGTCACCTCAGCAATTATGCTTTATTACTATAAGTGCTGATGAAAAATCCTAAAATTGTATAACACTTTTTCCAAGTAATTGATTAACTTAATCTAACCTTCATATAACTCAGAAAATTTTAACAACTTTATCAAGTTCGGGAGTCGCTATCATCTCCAGTTACTTCTTTCAAGATTACCTACAGTTTCATTGGATTTTAAAAAGTTTTTTAAATCACACCTTGAACATAAATATAATTTGCAAAATGAATATAACTGGCAGTTACTTTGGATAATTACACTGAAGTACCGGACGAGAATCTGTGTTATATTTCTATTTGTATTTGCTTTAGATCACTAAAATTACATGACTGAAAGCTTACATTTTACCTCATCTGAGTTTCTAGCTACCCAACAAGCAAGTGGAGAAATTCATAACTCGTTTCAACTTTTCAAGGAATTATCAAATCGGAGTGGCGTTCTAGAAATTTCTAGAGAAAACATTAACTGGATCGTTTATCTCGAAAAAGGTCAACTCCAATATGCCTCGATGTCCGTTCAATCTGTAGAAGAGTTAACCTACCATCTTCAGTGTTTGGGCTGCAAAGCAGCAGTGGAAGCATTGAAGACAGCAAAATCTTTGGAAAATACCCGAAATTCTCTAGAAGGAATGTCTCTTGACAGTATTTTGCACTGGTTAAGCAGACAAGAATTTCTGAATGCAGAAGAAGTTTCAAAGGTGACCGAACAAGTGAGCAGAGAAGCATTAGCTTGTCGCGGGGAAGCCCCGTCCTCACGCTTTGCTCCGGTCTGCCGTAGGCGAGTGACGGGACGGGACGTATAAACGTCTGGGGAGACCCCAGACGACAGCCCCTCATGAGGAGCGGTGAGTCGAGGGTTTCGACAGCCTGAAAACGAACACTCTCCCTCTGTGTTATGGTATTTATATTAATTTCTTTTTACCCTAATGCTTCAAGTCGTCAAAGTCAGATTATACCCCGACCACGAACAGCGACAGTCGCTAGAACAAAGTTTTGGCAACTGTCGCTTCGTTTGGAATTGGGGTCTTAACCAGATCAACACGACCTACAAGGAGACGGGTAAAGGGATTTCTAGCTACGACATCAAGAAACAATTACCCGAATAAAAAAAAGAATTTGACTGGTTAAAGCTGACCTACTCTCAGTGTCTCCAGCAAGTTTGCATTAATCTGGGAACTACCTTTAAGAACTTCTTTGAGTACTGCGATCAGCTAGAGTCTGCTCTCTTAGGCATTGCTGAGCAAGGGGTTGATTTAAAAGAGTTTGATGCTGCAGCACGAGCCGCTCACTCCATTAAAGGGGGGTCTGCGATGATGGGCTTTGATGCCTTCAGTCGCACTGCTCATTCGTTAGAAGATTACCTGAAAATCCTCCAAGCCCGATTTCAGACAATCGAAATTAATACCCAATTGGAAACGCTATTACTGCAAGGGGTGGACTGCTTGCGGGCAATTGGCGAACAATATCGTCAGGGAAATTCCCCCCCCGCAAGACTGGCTCGATCAGCAAGCGACACAGACCTTTGCTCCTTTGCGAGAGCACTTGGGAGAGTTAACCGAAGCGGATGAAACGGCACTCTTGTCCAAGGAAGAAGACGCCAATGTGGCCGATCTCCTCTTTGGCAGCGGGGTGGAAGATGCTTTAGAACAGTTAAGAAAACAGTCGACGCTTTTGTCTTCAACCGAATTGGCGACTGTTGTTAAAACAACCGCCGAGGAATTAGCAGACTTTGGGCGGATGATTGAATGTGAGCCCTTTGTCAGCTTATGTGAGTCGGTACAGCAGCATCTCAATGAAGTTTCCTTGGCGCAATTGCGATCATTAACCCGCAGCGCGATCGCGCAATGGGAGCGCTCGCAAGCCTTGATTCAACTGGGACGTTACGATCATCTCCCGACTGAACTCGATACCAGCGAAGTCATTGCTGAAGAAACCCAAGAATGGGAGATTCCCGATCTCGATGACTTAGATCCCAGCGCGATCGAGGAGTTACAGGCAGCGACGGCAGAAGAAGAATGGGAAATTCCCGATTTTGATGATTTAGATCTACCCGTATTCGTAGAACAGGAAGAAAATGTGGCAGTGCCATCAGCCGAGTCAACTGTTGTCGCTACCAAAGAAAACCAAGAACTGCCGGTTCCTGCACAACGAGAAGATACAACAGTGCGGGTGTCTGTGCAACAACTGGCTCGAATTAATACCCTGTTTGGCCGTTTAATTCTAGAGCGGGAATTGGTCAATTCCCGGATGTCAGAGTTAGAGGAGTTTGTCAATCTCAGTAAATCGAGAACCCAGCAACTGGAACAAGCGAATGTCCAACTGCGCAAATGGTATGACAAACTCAACTATGAAAGTGTTACGGTGTCGAACTTTCCTCGCGCAGAAACCGAAGGCTTTGACACCTTAGAGATGGATCGCTACAGTGACTTACACCTGCTGTTCCAAGAGCAAATGGAAACCATTGTCCAGCTACAAGAGGTTACCAGTGACCTGGAAGTGAGTTCCCGAGAAGTCACACAAGCAATGGGAGAACTGAACTTTACCACGAGTGATTTGCAGCGGGGCATTACCCGCGTACAAACTCGTTCCTTTTCCGAAGCGGTGAAGGGATTTCGGCGGGTCATCCGAGACTTATCTGTCCAGTATGACAAACCGGTTACTATTGAGATTCAAGGCGAAAATACCCTCATTGATCGCGCAGCCTTTGAAGCCCTTTCTGCCCCGCTCAATCACCTGCTGCGCAATGCCTTTGACCACGGGATTGAAGACCCCCAAACCCGCGTTGCCCAAGGAAAACCCGAGCAAGGAAAAATTACCCTCAATGCCGTGAATCAGGGGAACAAAACCATGATTTCCATTACCGATGATGGGGGTGGCATTGATCGGGAAAAAATTAAGGCTCGCCTGAAAACGATGGGCATTTCCCAAGAAGAGTTAGCCCAACTCAGCGATCAAGATCTTCTGGATTCGATTTTTGCCC is a genomic window of Cyanobacteria bacterium GSL.Bin1 containing:
- a CDS encoding mechanosensitive ion channel; the protein is MNRQVQQTIQRFLGYEILNNFVSEYLLALFMFLIGILIINFILKGFILKRLRKWINHSHIGLNSRLLKIFQNSLTPLLYLGVLYISIRNLELHPILNQSIDVIGLILATFIGIRFIGNVIEYFLATYWLKGEDDEAREQSIAILSPALRIVTWTIGIIFLLGNLGFNISALIASLGIGGIAIALAAQGVFQELFSYFSILLDRPVKIGDFIIVGDLIGTVEHIGIKTTRLRSLSGEELILSNSDLTSSRIHNYKRMEERRIVFTLGVTYETGLEQLQIIPELIHEMINNIENTRFDRCHFSSYGDFSLNFETVYYMETPDYTAYMDAQQKINFAIKECFEAQGIEIAYPTQVHYLKSD
- a CDS encoding response regulator — its product is MANNIVREIPPPQDWLDQQATQTFAPLREHLGELTEADETALLSKEEDANVADLLFGSGVEDALEQLRKQSTLLSSTELATVVKTTAEELADFGRMIECEPFVSLCESVQQHLNEVSLAQLRSLTRSAIAQWERSQALIQLGRYDHLPTELDTSEVIAEETQEWEIPDLDDLDPSAIEELQAATAEEEWEIPDFDDLDLPVFVEQEENVAVPSAESTVVATKENQELPVPAQREDTTVRVSVQQLARINTLFGRLILERELVNSRMSELEEFVNLSKSRTQQLEQANVQLRKWYDKLNYESVTVSNFPRAETEGFDTLEMDRYSDLHLLFQEQMETIVQLQEVTSDLEVSSREVTQAMGELNFTTSDLQRGITRVQTRSFSEAVKGFRRVIRDLSVQYDKPVTIEIQGENTLIDRAAFEALSAPLNHLLRNAFDHGIEDPQTRVAQGKPEQGKITLNAVNQGNKTMISITDDGGGIDREKIKARLKTMGISQEELAQLSDQDLLDSIFAPGFSTAERVTELSGRGVGMDVVRTNLEKIRGEVHVDTKLGVGTTFRISFPLSVSIARVAIVESAGLVFALPVEMVKAFAPSEASGEMVWNGENVPVTSLESWSRFNRTVKSFVMAGTATLDRATVLIVNYRGSWRGIRVDRFWREQEVALRSVDSPLPLPPGITGSTVLGDGRPIPLVDPVQLLNWFQQPQAESKATVDVPVHDDSLKADTILIIDDSIHVRRYLAIALEKAGYQVEQAKDGQEAVEKVFSGLPIKAAICDIEMPRLDGYGVLGEIKNHPEFKQLPIAMLTSRGNEKHRKLAMKLGASAYFSKPYNEQDLLSTLATMIG